A region of Zeugodacus cucurbitae isolate PBARC_wt_2022May chromosome 5, idZeuCucr1.2, whole genome shotgun sequence DNA encodes the following proteins:
- the LOC105219829 gene encoding protein terminus-like, which produces MPVLIITEELRPINHTKPHVFRYAMVTREYKSGGIRAPSSVCIQIYEYYNQQSASSTSTTTQPFVTPYQYHFAAYLQCPTSASGYEEHWSKVGRSLCSDEQRTQLKTIEEQGITNFILCNDHNRSTNGFLLDAGIQAIPQLLRLLFHDTARLHFRLSFYTRVLNETDFLFASSELTLEHHLDISETVDVLFLMLLEKIEAYMYACYPTRAAEYSVKRIKIYVYRELITSTSSLNALPKYILPLQYRVKHATAAPATKPISAETADDANLYCFRVCARTQDCMYFLISPVNVQAIHALLKYSAHNKLGIALAVALII; this is translated from the exons atgccggtcttgatcataaCGGAGGAACTACGGCccataaaccacaccaaaccgcaTGTTTTTCggtatgcaatggtgactcgcGAA TATAAAAGCGGAGGCATTAGAGCACCCTCTTCAGTTTGCATTCAAATATACGAGTACTACAATCAACAATCCGCGAGTTCCACCAGTACAACAACACAACCTTTTGTCACACCATATCAATATCACTTTGCTGCCTACTTACAATGCCCTACTTCCGCTTCTGGCTATGAGGAACACTGGTCCAAAGTCGGACGATCGCTTTGCAGCGACGAGCAACGCACGCAACTGAAAACGATAGAAGAGCAAGGCATAACGAATTTCATACTCTGCAATGACCACAACAGGAGCACTAATGGATTTTTGCTGGACGCCGGCATACAAGCGATACCGCAATTATTGCGTCTGCTCTTCCACGACACCGCGCGACTACACTTTCGTTTGAGTTTCTATACGCGCGTCTTGAACGAAACAGATTTTCTTTTCGCCAGCAGCGAACTAACGTTGGAGCATCACCTGGACATTAGCGAGACTGTGGATGTGCTATTCCTTATGTTGCTGGAGAAAATCGAGGCTTATATGTATGCCTGCTATCCGACGCGCGCTGCGGAGTATAGCGTGAAGCGCATAAAGATTTACGTATATCGCGAACTTATCACTAGCACATCCTCGTTAAACGCGCTACCGAAATACATACTACCGCTACAGTATCGTGTGAAGCATGCCACCGCAGCGCCAGCCACAAAGCCGATCAGCGCGGAGACTGCTGACGACGCGAATCTTTACTGTTTCCGCGTTTGTGCGCGCACACAAGATTGTATGTACTTCCTTATCAGCCCGGTAAATGTCCAAGCAATACATGCTCTACTGAAGTACAGCGCGCACAACAAACTTGGGATCGCGTTGGCTGTGGCGCTCATTATATAA